The Toxorhynchites rutilus septentrionalis strain SRP chromosome 1, ASM2978413v1, whole genome shotgun sequence genome contains the following window.
TCGTCACCATTAAATGATCTTGCCTGTTTCTTTCGCTGGAGATTGACGTTGACCTTAGTCAACTCCCTTATTAATGCTGAATGCTGTTGTAATAATTTTATAGGAGAACATCATACGTCATATTGTCGTTGCTTTGATTTTGGAACACTCAAACTCAACTTGgcgtaaaaatttaattaaacacATGTGAGaagaatttttctttttcgaatTTATCATCTGTTCAAATATTGATTCTACAAATACATTTGGATGGCAGTCTATGAAAGTTTCGTTCACTTAGTGGTAGAGAGCTGGAGCACCGTAAGACAAAGCTGGCTGAGACAGGATGGTCCTGGTGGACAACGGGGAAGCATACGATGCGATGGCTGGCTGCGAAATGATGGTCCTCTGGGCTAATGGGGTGGCGTAGGACAAAGCTGGCTGAGCAACGATGGTCTTAGTGGCAAGGACTGGAGCAGCAGCAACGGCCTTCACGGCGAGTGGTTGACGGTGGACGACGGCGTTGAATCCGTGAATTGGATCAGCGATGTATTCGACGATACGCTTGGTACCGTCTGGTTCCACGAGGGAGTACGATCCCTGGACAACATCTCCGTTGCGGGACTCCTGTTGGGATTTCTGGTCTCCGGTCAGCGCATCGGACACTCCATAGGAGTAAGAGTACTGTGGGTTTGGATCATACTCATCAGCAACAACAGTCTTGGTGAGTGGGGCGGCCAGCAGGGTTTTGGCAATTGGGGATGAATAAGCCAATTGGGCTGGTGCAGCGATCAGCTGGCTGGCAATCGGGGACGAGTAGGACAGAGCTGGTGATGAGATGACTCCAGCGCTGGCGACGGTCACCAGGGCGAGTAAGGTCACAAActgtaaaataattcacaatcaATTTCCAAAAAGTGATCCAtattaaatcatttcattctacACACTTTGAATGCCATATTCACGAGTATTTAATAGGTATCAACCAAGCAATGAAACTGATCGAACTGTGCCTAAACAAAACAGCCGCAATCAATTTATAGTGACAGGTTTGGTGATCCAGTTGAGGTCCGCCGAAATATGAATGACCTCGCGCCGTTTGCTTCCCGCGTTTTGTTCTTTCCGCGTATGATCGGGTGTATGCACTCATGTACCCGTCTCGTGCACGGCTGGCTGCAAACGCCGGTACAGTGAAAGTGAACTTGATCAGTGAACTTGACTGGCGTTGGCGGATAGTCAGAATTATGCTTGGAACAGAATGTGATGTAATATTAACCGAGCAGTTACATAACGTTGATCTTTCCGTTCATGTGCCTCTGCTCTCGTTcctaatttacatttttcacaacgaaatttgattgaatgaattgaTTTAGGGTCCTCACGTGATTGCTGATTGATATgctatatttataaaaaaaactacggAATAAAATTATATCCAACTGGGTTGAAGTTCAGGAATCATTCGTCTCTGATATTTCAGCATTTCTACAaagtatattttacatttttagaAGCAttgacatattaggctgtcaaaaaagtcctgcggtatttccgcgaggtgtcgttgtaagcgcgtaattctagctgtattcattgtatcgagtcatactatagcttgttggaaaggtatttttgcgcgctataatatagtccttgatagtcacccctattctgtatttcgatcgattcgaaatatttcgaacgacctgataaaattccattctatgttccgttcgagttgttttcacatttcgttcgatctgtttctcttctaacattaaatgggcaaaaacgttcgaaatagggaatgcgaaattataactcgaacgaaataacagTTTCGAACggaatggaaatccgtcggaatacagaatagggctgagtgttttgtttggttaagtcgttcgtgagttatagtgtcgcaaatatggagcaaaataaagagaaaatccgacatattttacagcactactatgacaaaggcaaaatatgcatctcaagctgccaataaaatttgtgcagtttatggacccgatacagtttccatttccacagcacaacgatggtttcaacgttttcgttctggtgtagaggtcgtcgaagatgcgccaagctccggaaggcctgtcgtcgaaaattgcgacaaaatcgctgaattagccgagaatgaccggcatagtagcatccgcagcatcggccaagagctggggataagtcatcaaaccgttattaaccatttgaagaagcttggattcacaaagaagctcgatgtatgggtgccacacacgttgacgcaaaaaaacatctttgaccgtatcgacgcatgtgaatcgctgctgaatcgcaacaaaatcgacccgtttctgaagcggatggtgactggcgatgaaaagtgggtcacttacgacaacgtgaagcgcaaacggtcgtggtcgaagcccgttgaagcggctcagacggtggccaagccctcattaacggccaggaaggttctgctgtgtgtttggtgggattgtcaaggaataatctattatgagctgctatggcctatggccaaacgctcaattcggacctgtactgccaacaactggaccgcttgaaggtagcactcatgaagaagaggccatctttgataaacagaggccgcattgtcttccatcaggacaacgccaggccacacacttctttggtgacgcgccagaagctccgggagctcggatgggaggttcttttgcatccgccgtatagtccggaccttgcaccaagtgactaccgaacgagctaggtagtcagaagttagccacaaaagaggcctgtgaaaattggctatccgagttttttgccaataaggaagcgagcttctataacaggggtattatgaagttggcatctcgttgggaacaagtcatcgaacaaaacggcgcatatttgacttaaaacagatgattgtaactaattttatgaacaaatgaaaattcaaaaaataccgcaggacttttttgacagccttatatatgtacgagggcggtccgataagcaCTTaccctcatcgcccgatggtttcagaatcgcaagagagattacttttcgtgtagtacattctcgaaAACGGCTAATGTCATTATTTCATCCAAATCGGTCTCGTAGTTCTGTTTTgcccgtgtgtggaagcgggcgtgtccgcagagtttagaaaaatggaaaaaattgaaattccgccgtcgccacggccaaattgatcgaattgcactacgaactgctgccccatccaccgcaTTCTCCAAATTAGGCACCGTGcgtctttttctttttgttttgtaaacttgaaaaagtcactcgccgggcagtaggccgccacggaggcctactttggaAACCTCGAGAAAAaggatttttcagatggattaaagaagttggagcatcgcttgGTCAAgtgagctaaaaggagactatgttgagaaaaaaaatctccacttttccaaatttgttgttttttttgtaggctaagtacatatcggactgccctcgtatgcataaaatagcattttttctcagtcaaattaaataaaaaacgtAGACGCGATGAtgaagcataaaaataaaaataaaattgctcTTTGTTTCGCTACCggttggaaaaaaaggaaaactgtGAATAAAACCTCAGAGAACAATTAAAGTCATTAACTATAAAAAAGGAAACGAGAACTCAATTCGAGAAAGTTTCTTGAAGGAATTTTAAATCCAATGAAACTTAATTTTCTATTCAATATCAAATGTAAATATCCACAAAAACCACACCAAGAACAATTAGAACAGACAAAcgaatacaattttacaatgatGGTCATGAAGCAGAGAACTTCGTTGTAAaatcaaaaaacattttaaatatgGGAACGAAAGGCATCAAATAAAATACATACAGTGCGTTTATGAAAGTCGATGGAAAGACATGTACTAAAAAGTAATCAGAAATTCAATCGAAAtaccgtttggatgctaaaataattcaaatatggcCTTGAAATTACCGTATCTAAAACATTACTCAAAGTAAACATTACATAGTGTATTACCGTCTATAAATTAAATAAGAACAAAATAATGAATTGGAGAATGTATCTGAAGTAAATCAATCCTTAAATCGCTCTTGAAGTAGAGAATGATGACCAAAATAGGAGATGAATCAGAACTAAAATTGAACAATATACCATTTTTTTGTGACTACAAATAATGTGAGAAACATTTAATTGATTTAATTCGTTTCCAAATATATTAGACAACGacgaaacgaaaccaaattagaatCCATCTCCAAGTTGTTGCGTAGAGTAGGGCCTGTCCACATACCGCGTGGGTAACTTTAGATGGGATCCACGGTAAAGGGGAAGAAGGTACGAATAATGTCCATGTGGTCACAGTATCATTTTGATAATAAAACACACATTGTGAACCGCTTAGattgtccacgcaacaataacCGTCAAATTCAGTTTTTGTGTTGGATAGTTAAACcaatatgtttttaaaaatttatttattctgcaaaaaaaaacatcgccaAACAACGTATTTTAAACAAAAAGTTGGCTTtcggtttccaaaaaaaaaaagaacaatgaTTGTTGATACGCGTTTATAAAAAACTGACAGTGAAAATTATAATTCGGGTAGCCTCCATTGTATGTAcgaaattcaaaacaaaacatcGGAAAGGATCTAGGCAACGATCGTTTGATTTGAGGTGGAATTGCTGTATAGAAAACTGTGCGTGAAGATCATATTAGGGTCAAGGcgtctagaagtatatcctgaggcgaggccgtttcgtcactaagttggttaggggagcggtatatgaaaacattacggaagaaagcagaaggggaattatttgctggtagcgtgaaagagacagactgatcacgagcgagcttcggcactagcgtattgtgttttgtttacaaacaaaacacagtagacttccaagatggctgaagagtggttttagcaagttggtccACCTTAGAATATACTTATAGGCGCCTTGATTAGGGTATTTGATGctagtttgtccacttttttgaatgctctagttcagtacacctgtgtcaaatcaaatattcaaatgttcccaaacatataaataaaatatttttttcattactaACAGCAATTTAAtaggatactagctgacccggcaaacttcgtcccacccaaaattgatttttcgttatcacatccacgttttctttctaagcacacgttcatgggtcgaatcgcagaactgttcattgattgatcttctaatctaccctttaatattattttttactataaaattgaggtacttctaccaaaactcgacattataatatcagattattttcagacataattctcgtgcaagattttttatCCTCTTGcaattaacatgtttctccgttacatggaataaatgtttgatgtttgatacagaatatataatagaatgaagacagtcccaaatcggacaattcctttctcgagttttgttctaatcaacacattcggtgatccgtttttatttatatagatagaagacgatataggagtgcgttttatcacattaaaatccatttccactttcgaacgaagatcaatttcgttaccgaaaacgtcgaatggactaacaacgcttgtcaatatgtaattgtagagcacatacgaattgaatttttcaaatattcccatttttcttcagagtttcccgaaaattttcaattgtcatgtttggttggaatgtgattattttttaatgaatccCCTCtacattccagagaagggaggggtgtcatatcattatagaaacatttattacactctacaacctccacatgccatatttggtttcatttgcttgattaatcctcgatttatgcagaaatttgtgtttcatttgtatggcagcccaaccttagagagggggaggggtctcgaactatcataagaaccttcccctgccccaaaaatccctacataccaacTTTTATGTCGATCGGTTAAACAATTTTCgattccataagaatcagatagacagacagacagaaatccatttttgaagATATAGAGATATTTTGCGGATTCACATAtgcgtattcagaccttttctgtattataacacttacaaatattgttaacaccatgcttgcacaccatacgtatcagatatatatatatatctaatgTGTAAATTGTTTCAATTAAATTACCTCAATTCTTATCGtggtttgtccgatgcactgatgttggtttgtctacATGATTGCTATGGCAGCCGCTTGGCGCGctacagtttgtttatgttcttCGTGTGTATCAGAGAATAAgcttctctgtgttgagtgcagTTCACGTTTAGAATACCCaagaatattctgaagaaagcctaaattatgaatggatcaatatgatatGACACTAA
Protein-coding sequences here:
- the LOC129763601 gene encoding larval cuticle protein A3A-like, coding for MAFKFVTLLALVTVASAGVISSPALSYSSPIASQLIAAPAQLAYSSPIAKTLLAAPLTKTVVADEYDPNPQYSYSYGVSDALTGDQKSQQESRNGDVVQGSYSLVEPDGTKRIVEYIADPIHGFNAVVHRQPLAVKAVAAAPVLATKTIVAQPALSYATPLAQRTIISQPAIASYASPLSTRTILSQPALSYGAPALYH